Below is a genomic region from Candidatus Neomarinimicrobiota bacterium.
CGGCATCATGGGCGGCGAAGGCATCGTCGGCTTCCTCACCGCTACCCTGGTCACCACCCCTATTAACCTCACCGTCTTCCGCCTCGCCGGAGCCGGAGCTTTACTCCTGGCCACCGTCATTATCCTGGTGCGGAAAATAAGTAAGACCACACCACCGTCAGGATAGGACTAGCCCTGACCCACTTCCCACCTTTTTTACTCCCCTGACTCCCGGCGCCTCCCGATCTCATCCTGTAAATCATCCGGCACCCTCACCCGGTTCATCCCCTAAACCGATAAATACACCTAATGATGTGTCTAAACTTTGACAATCCTTTTACGATTTAGTGACAACTCCAGCCTTAGACGAGACCAAATTATGATGGAATTGAAAAGATAGGCTAAAATAACGTTCGTAACTCCAACAACAGCAGGTCTTAACACCGTTTGTAGGAAAGCCTAGCACCTGATGGAAGCACTGCTCCATTCCGTCGCGAAAGATCTATTCTCTCTATTCTGTCATCAAAATCCAGACCTTTTATTGCGCGTTGGGGGAGAGCCCCTTCCCATCTGCACGCGCTGCGGATGCATTTACGTTGGTGTTTTCCTTACCTGGGCCGTTGCCTCCCTTTTCCGCCGTCATACCATCCCGTGGTCTGTGGGTATGGCGCTGGTCGCGATCCTGGTTGTAGAGTGGCTAACTGCAAACCTTGGCCTGAGGGCCGCTTCAGAAGTCAGCCGGGCGCTAGCGGGTCTTGCAGGTGGTGCCGGGGCTGTGATTGTATTACTCCCTTACAGCAGGATCATCGGGCGCCGGATTATCACCAGCGCGGGATTGGTTCTGGTCGGAACCGCAATTACAACCACCATCCACACCGCGGCTCTCTTGCTGATCCTGTGCTCATTCGTCCTATTCTGGGCAAATGCCGGCTGGGTTGCTCTGCAAATCATATCCACATCAGGGAAGAAGGAGAAGTATGATGAAAATCAATCGCTGGACGAAAGATCGGATCACCCTCGTGATCCTGGCAGGTCTTCTCCTGGGGTGCTATGCCACTACCCACCGGGGGCCAAGAACCCTTGACCCCGGGCAATTATCAGGCAGTGGAGGCTATTTGCACTTTAAAGGAGCGGATGCGGAGCCTGATGATGAACCGGGAGAACTAATCACAATGGAGGGCCGCATCGGCGTCGCAAAAGGACTGGATGTCGGGTACATGCGTACGATTGACATCTCCAAAGAGGTCGATGAGCCCGAAGAAGGCATAGACACCCATTGGTTCGACGCCAAGCTTCAACTCCTGAATCGAGAGAACCTGCCCAGTAAGCCAACTATAGCCCTGGGTTACGGGTTCGGTAAGATTATCAATGAAGAGGATCTGTGGGTACAAACACTGTATTTCCTTTGCGGGACCGAGCTTGAACGCACATCACTATTCTATTCATTCAGGTACGAGACATTCGATGAGGAAATCAACTGGATTCCAAAATGGGCCTGGGAGGAAGAGTTCGTAGATATCAGAAAGGCCCACATTTTAGGACTTGAGTTTGAAGCTACCCCCATTATTAGACCTGTAGTAGAAATTGGCCGATTTTATACCGGTGATTTTACCGATGGATTAAACGTCTTCACCGTGGGTGTGAACCTGTATGCACCCCGGTTGAAATAGTGTTTTAGAGGGATGAAAGAAAACCGCTGCGCGGGGTAGTTTTCCCATCAGGTAATAGAAATCGCCGCCTACACCTCCAACGGCACCCGCGGATGCTTCAGGGCCTCCTGGCGAATCCGGCCGATGATCTTATAGGCCTTGGCTGTGGGCATCTCCGGAAAATGACAGAATTGAAAGGTCTTGAACAACTCCAGTACGGCGAACTCCTGCTCCGCCGGGTCCTTCCCGATCTCGTCCATCCGCCAGAACAGCGAATCCAAACCCTGGTCTACGATCTTTCGCCGACTGCTGCGCCGGGGAAGAAAATGCTCGTACTGCTTCCGTGCCACCGCGATCTTATGCTCCAGATCGCTCTGGCCCATGCCCAACCACACGTACAACGTCTCGTTCTTGTACATCCGCTCCAGGTCATCCAGGATCCCCTTCCATGATTCCTGATGGTGCTTCACTTCCGTCTCGGAGAATTTCAGCCGCTCATCTGGATCAACACACAGATAGGGCACGATCCACGCCGCGATTTTCTGGATCTCCTCCCGGTCACCCGCCAACCCGGCCTTGTCAATCCATTGGTTGATCTTGGCGCAGATCACATCCAGGCGGTCAATCCAGCGTACGTAAAACTTGGGGTGGGCGTTGATCCGCAGGATCTTCTCAATATGCTTGGGAACATGTGCCATGGTCTGATCCCCTCAAGTTCACCCCGCTATGGGAACCATAGCCGCCGGGCTACACTGATATGATACGGCGATTGCCGCTTATAAGCAAGGAAATGTTAGCTGCCGATGCTTTCTAACACCAACATTTTTGGCGTTTTGAGGTCACCGAACCGCAAAGCGGTGGATCGAATGGGCCTGCCCTGAGCGAAGCTGAAGGGAGGTAAAGTCCAGCTTCCCCTACGTCAGCAGCAGCATCTTGATGGACTTGGTGTAACCCGTGGTCACCCCCGCCGTTGGCGGGACAAGCCCCGCTTCCGGCGCGGCAG
It encodes:
- a CDS encoding DUF2085 domain-containing protein produces the protein MEALLHSVAKDLFSLFCHQNPDLLLRVGGEPLPICTRCGCIYVGVFLTWAVASLFRRHTIPWSVGMALVAILVVEWLTANLGLRAASEVSRALAGLAGGAGAVIVLLPYSRIIGRRIITSAGLVLVGTAITTTIHTAALLLILCSFVLFWANAGWVALQIISTSGKKEKYDENQSLDERSDHPRDPGRSSPGVLCHYPPGAKNP